A window of the Scandinavium goeteborgense genome harbors these coding sequences:
- the aspT gene encoding aspartate-alanine antiporter, with amino-acid sequence MLATLIADVTHALQTTPGLAIFLALTFGYGIGQIRLGPIQLGGVCGTLIAALLIGQLNIPVESGIKNVFFMLFIFALGYSGGPQFFANLNARGLQLGIFCLIEVVAVLALVLAATVVMHLDPGTAAGMMAGAATESAVVGTATDAISRLDLPDHEIIRLQGNVVTAYSITYICGLITIVIVTSQLFPLFLRVNLREEADKLWVSMGGRIDTEGVSALPAVVGRAYIVEGGAGQTVSSLLATLGQQSSIIRVQRRGRQVALSPGLKLRRGDEVLVVGYRGSMIDISKMLGREMPDTTSLSVGLDTYSVVLLAPAMFNQPLKSLTLPPGVHVASILRGDATLPSLPGTLLQKHDILQIYDASPGGGRTSAPQLGVIGKLLPDKLASNLGIAGVAIALGTILGSFTLKIGGIPFSAGTGGGVLVVGLILGWYHARRADLHTVNSDALSLLKDLGLAGFIAGVGLSSGPQALALIEQYGFTLPVLGVAIAVIPASLSLLVGHFLLKLSPPVLLGAIAGQQCSTPALSAIQNACGNSTPLLGYTITYAISNVVLPLMGPLIVGLASSFQPL; translated from the coding sequence ATGTTGGCTACGTTGATCGCCGATGTCACACATGCGTTGCAGACGACTCCAGGACTGGCGATTTTTCTGGCCCTGACCTTTGGCTATGGAATTGGCCAGATACGCCTCGGGCCTATTCAACTGGGCGGTGTCTGCGGCACCCTGATCGCCGCCTTGTTGATTGGTCAGCTTAATATCCCGGTTGAGTCGGGAATTAAGAATGTCTTTTTCATGTTGTTTATCTTCGCCTTAGGTTACAGCGGCGGCCCACAATTCTTTGCCAATCTCAATGCCAGAGGCCTGCAGTTGGGTATTTTTTGCCTGATTGAAGTGGTGGCGGTACTGGCGCTGGTGTTGGCCGCGACGGTGGTAATGCATCTGGACCCCGGTACCGCGGCAGGAATGATGGCCGGGGCTGCGACCGAATCAGCCGTTGTCGGAACCGCGACGGATGCGATTTCGCGTCTCGACTTGCCCGACCATGAAATCATTCGCTTGCAGGGCAATGTCGTCACGGCCTATTCCATCACTTACATCTGCGGCCTGATCACCATTGTTATCGTGACCAGCCAGCTATTCCCCCTTTTCCTGCGCGTCAATCTGCGTGAAGAAGCCGACAAACTGTGGGTGAGCATGGGCGGGCGCATTGATACCGAAGGGGTTTCTGCTCTGCCTGCGGTCGTCGGGCGCGCTTACATTGTGGAGGGCGGGGCAGGTCAAACCGTCTCATCCCTCCTGGCGACGCTGGGCCAGCAAAGCAGTATTATCCGCGTTCAGCGTCGTGGCCGGCAGGTGGCGCTGTCGCCGGGTCTCAAGCTGCGTCGTGGCGATGAAGTGCTGGTGGTAGGTTATCGCGGTTCGATGATTGATATCTCGAAGATGCTGGGCAGAGAAATGCCCGATACCACCTCGCTGAGCGTCGGGCTTGATACCTACAGCGTTGTGCTTCTCGCGCCCGCGATGTTCAACCAGCCGCTTAAATCGCTGACGTTACCGCCGGGTGTGCATGTCGCCTCCATTCTGCGGGGTGATGCCACGCTCCCTTCGCTGCCTGGCACGCTGTTGCAGAAACACGATATTTTGCAGATTTACGACGCCAGCCCCGGCGGCGGTCGCACGTCAGCCCCGCAATTAGGCGTTATCGGCAAATTGTTGCCGGACAAACTGGCCAGCAATCTCGGCATTGCCGGGGTGGCGATTGCGCTGGGCACCATCCTCGGCAGCTTCACCCTCAAAATTGGCGGGATTCCCTTCTCCGCAGGAACCGGTGGCGGCGTGCTGGTTGTCGGTTTGATCCTCGGCTGGTATCACGCCCGTCGCGCCGACCTGCATACGGTCAATTCGGATGCGCTGTCGCTGCTTAAAGATTTGGGCCTCGCCGGGTTCATTGCCGGTGTTGGCCTGTCATCCGGGCCACAGGCGCTGGCGCTGATTGAACAATATGGCTTTACCTTGCCGGTGCTTGGCGTGGCGATTGCCGTCATTCCTGCCTCGCTGTCCCTGTTAGTCGGCCATTTTTTGCTCAAGCTCAGCCCACCCGTGTTATTGGGTGCCATCGCTGGGCAGCAGTGCAGTACACCCGCATTGAGTGCAATTCAGAACGCGTGTGGAAACTCCACGCCGCTGCTGGGTTACACCATCACCTACGCAATTTCCAACGTCGTGCTCCCATTGATGGGGCCGTTGATTGTCGGTCTGGCGAGTTCATTCCAGCCCTTATAG
- the aspT gene encoding aspartate-alanine antiporter, with translation MNWLHDLFQKSPEIALFFSIAAGYYIGKIKFGKFQLGGVAGSLLVAVIVSQVGVQIDPEVKSVMFALFIYAVGYESGPDFFRSLGKQSVKEIILAMVLSITALATVVLLARWFDLDKGLAAGVAAGALTQSAIIGTAGDAITKLGLGADEVQRLQGNVAIGYAVTYVFGSFGAILVCVNLLPKFMGRSIKDDALKAENEIQAGANVFGPGQEAAAPDLVGRIFKLPAGIATSVQALENNTEVPITIERVKREKQILEPSPDMQLLPGDIVLVVGRRNAVVSVADKLGKEMHDEEGMELTMQRRDVVITNKTLDKRAFGEIRAEVAHDVRHGVYVSQISRQGKILPLEPETELALGDMVTVFGAENDVKRVVDLVGHAIVPSAKTDFVYMGAGLVVGLLVGMLTAKIGSIPLTLGSGGGALLSGLLFGWFRSRRQSFGYMPSGAVQILKDLGLAAFVVVVGISSGLQAVQTVESQGLKILIIGVVVTILPLILTMLFGRYVLRYDNTAIFAGALSGTRSANPAFGEILDKAENSVPTVPFAITYALANVFLTLLGPLVVALV, from the coding sequence ATGAACTGGTTGCACGATTTGTTTCAAAAGTCTCCCGAGATCGCACTGTTTTTCTCGATTGCTGCCGGGTATTACATCGGCAAGATTAAATTTGGGAAGTTTCAGTTAGGTGGGGTAGCAGGCTCGTTACTGGTGGCCGTAATAGTCAGCCAGGTCGGGGTTCAGATCGATCCCGAAGTGAAATCGGTGATGTTTGCCCTGTTTATTTATGCCGTCGGGTATGAGAGCGGGCCAGATTTCTTCCGCTCGCTGGGCAAGCAATCCGTCAAAGAAATCATTCTCGCGATGGTGCTTTCCATTACCGCCCTGGCGACCGTGGTGCTGTTGGCGCGCTGGTTTGATCTGGATAAAGGTCTGGCCGCAGGGGTTGCCGCGGGGGCACTGACCCAGTCGGCGATCATCGGTACGGCGGGTGACGCAATTACCAAACTGGGCCTCGGGGCCGATGAGGTTCAGCGCCTGCAAGGTAACGTGGCGATTGGCTACGCCGTGACCTACGTGTTCGGGTCATTCGGTGCCATTTTGGTGTGTGTGAATTTGCTGCCGAAATTTATGGGTCGAAGCATTAAAGACGATGCCCTGAAGGCCGAGAACGAGATTCAGGCCGGGGCGAACGTGTTTGGGCCGGGCCAGGAAGCGGCGGCACCTGATTTAGTGGGCAGGATTTTCAAGCTGCCTGCCGGGATCGCAACCAGCGTGCAGGCCCTCGAAAACAACACCGAAGTGCCTATCACCATTGAGCGTGTTAAGCGCGAGAAACAAATTCTCGAGCCGAGTCCGGATATGCAGTTACTGCCTGGCGATATCGTGCTGGTGGTGGGGCGTCGTAACGCAGTGGTCTCCGTTGCCGATAAATTAGGCAAGGAGATGCACGACGAAGAAGGCATGGAATTGACCATGCAGCGCCGGGATGTGGTGATCACCAACAAGACGCTCGATAAAAGGGCGTTTGGCGAGATTCGGGCGGAAGTGGCACACGATGTGCGTCACGGCGTGTATGTCTCGCAGATTTCGCGTCAGGGTAAAATTTTGCCGCTGGAGCCGGAAACTGAACTGGCGTTGGGCGATATGGTCACCGTGTTTGGCGCAGAGAATGACGTTAAACGCGTGGTAGACCTGGTCGGCCATGCCATTGTGCCGAGCGCCAAAACCGACTTTGTGTATATGGGCGCAGGCCTGGTGGTCGGGTTACTGGTCGGGATGTTGACCGCAAAAATTGGTTCTATTCCGTTGACCCTCGGCAGCGGCGGCGGTGCATTGCTGTCTGGTTTGCTGTTCGGCTGGTTCCGTTCTCGCCGTCAGTCGTTCGGCTACATGCCGTCGGGCGCTGTACAAATTCTGAAAGATCTGGGCCTGGCGGCCTTCGTAGTGGTGGTGGGGATTTCTTCCGGCCTGCAAGCGGTGCAAACCGTCGAAAGCCAGGGCCTGAAAATCCTCATCATCGGCGTGGTGGTGACTATTCTGCCGTTGATTCTCACCATGTTATTTGGCCGCTATGTCCTTCGCTACGATAACACCGCCATTTTCGCCGGGGCGTTGAGTGGGACCCGCAGTGCTAACCCTGCCTTCGGTGAAATTCTCGATAAAGCTGAAAACTCAGTCCCAACCGTTCCCTTTGCCATCACCTACGCCCTCGCCAACGTCTTTTTGACGCTGTTGGGGCCGCTGGTCGTGGCATTGGTTTAA
- a CDS encoding bifunctional aspartate transaminase/aspartate 4-decarboxylase — translation MDFSDSEKLALLSPFELKDALMQRAVQSNQLMLNAGRGNPNFLATTPRHGFFQFGLFAMTEAERSYRYMEHVGGFPQREGIEARFELFAKQHETVPGVRFIESAVSYIRDQMGLNAGDFIYEMCEAILGCNYPVPDRMLTMSEEIVGKYIHKEMIGNYPFVGKFDMYALEGGTAAMTYLFASLKSNHVINEGDTIALGMPIFTPYIEIPELSDYNLKTIHIDAPQSNNWQYTREELDKLLDPKVKAFFLVNPSNPPSVKIDDDSLRYIAEIVKKRPDLIILTDDVYATFADNFVSLFAICPYNTILVYSFSKYFGATGWRMGIVATHENNIIDAAIAALPEAKQKQLDKRYSSITTTPRSLKFIDRLVADSRTVALNHTAGLSTPIQAQMTLFSLFCLMDEPDAYKAEMKRIVLRRKEALYRELGLPMPYDANSVRYYHLLDLQELAEEMYGKDFTKWMISQMKPNQALFRLAEETGVILLPGKGFGTTDPSWRVSLANLNEYDYANIGKAIRKLAEEYYQLFVQATGAKVTPPAAKAVKTIENATVKAKGKKK, via the coding sequence ATGGATTTTAGCGATTCGGAAAAACTCGCGCTATTAAGCCCTTTTGAACTGAAAGATGCACTGATGCAGCGTGCCGTTCAAAGCAATCAGTTGATGTTAAACGCAGGCCGTGGGAACCCGAACTTCCTCGCCACCACCCCACGCCATGGCTTTTTCCAGTTTGGCCTGTTTGCGATGACAGAAGCCGAGCGTTCTTACCGCTACATGGAACATGTCGGCGGATTCCCTCAGCGTGAAGGAATTGAGGCACGCTTCGAACTGTTCGCCAAACAGCATGAAACGGTTCCTGGAGTACGATTTATTGAATCCGCCGTGTCGTATATCCGCGACCAGATGGGGCTCAACGCGGGCGACTTCATCTACGAGATGTGCGAAGCGATTCTGGGCTGTAACTACCCGGTGCCGGACCGCATGCTGACGATGAGTGAAGAAATTGTCGGCAAGTACATCCACAAAGAAATGATTGGTAATTATCCTTTCGTCGGCAAATTCGATATGTATGCGCTGGAAGGCGGTACGGCGGCGATGACCTATCTGTTCGCCAGCCTGAAATCGAACCATGTCATCAATGAAGGCGATACCATTGCGCTCGGGATGCCGATCTTCACGCCATACATCGAGATCCCTGAGCTGAGTGATTACAACCTCAAAACGATTCATATCGACGCGCCGCAGTCGAACAACTGGCAGTACACGCGAGAAGAGCTGGATAAGTTGCTGGATCCGAAGGTGAAAGCCTTCTTCCTGGTGAACCCGAGCAACCCGCCATCGGTTAAAATTGACGACGATTCGCTGCGTTATATCGCCGAAATCGTGAAAAAACGCCCAGACCTGATCATCCTGACGGACGATGTTTACGCCACCTTTGCCGATAACTTTGTTTCGTTGTTTGCGATTTGCCCTTATAACACCATCCTGGTGTACTCCTTCTCCAAATACTTCGGCGCAACGGGCTGGCGTATGGGGATTGTAGCAACCCACGAAAACAACATCATTGATGCGGCGATCGCGGCGTTACCTGAAGCCAAACAGAAGCAGCTGGATAAACGCTATTCATCTATCACCACTACGCCACGCAGTCTGAAGTTTATCGACCGTCTGGTGGCGGATAGTCGTACCGTCGCCCTGAACCATACCGCCGGGCTTTCAACGCCAATTCAGGCGCAGATGACGCTGTTCTCGCTCTTCTGTCTGATGGATGAGCCGGATGCGTATAAAGCAGAAATGAAACGTATCGTATTGCGTCGTAAAGAAGCGCTTTACCGTGAGCTGGGTCTGCCAATGCCGTATGACGCCAACTCGGTACGTTATTACCACCTGCTGGATCTGCAAGAGCTGGCTGAAGAAATGTACGGTAAAGATTTTACCAAGTGGATGATAAGCCAGATGAAACCGAATCAGGCGTTGTTCCGCCTGGCCGAGGAGACAGGTGTCATTCTGCTGCCAGGTAAAGGGTTCGGCACCACCGACCCGTCATGGCGCGTTTCGCTGGCCAACCTGAATGAATATGACTATGCCAATATCGGTAAAGCGATACGCAAACTGGCAGAAGAGTATTATCAATTGTTTGTTCAGGCGACCGGGGCGAAGGTAACGCCGCCTGCGGCCAAAGCCGTTAAAACGATTGAAAATGCCACTGTGAAAGCGAAAGGCAAAAAGAAGTAA
- a CDS encoding glutathione peroxidase, whose amino-acid sequence MTPFHQLSATSLRGEPVSMADYAGKLVLVVNTASHCGFTPQYAGLEALYTKYAAQGLVVLGFPCNQFGKQEPGDADDIAQTCHINYGVSFPMFEKVAVNGPTSHPVFHYLKAELPGVLGGRIKWNFTKFLIGRDGKPLKRFAPFTTPEKMETVILAALES is encoded by the coding sequence ATGACCCCTTTTCATCAACTTTCTGCCACCAGCCTGCGTGGCGAGCCTGTCTCTATGGCTGACTATGCGGGCAAGCTGGTTCTGGTAGTTAACACCGCCAGCCATTGTGGATTCACGCCACAATACGCCGGCCTCGAAGCGCTCTATACAAAGTACGCCGCTCAGGGTCTGGTGGTGCTTGGCTTCCCCTGCAACCAGTTCGGTAAACAGGAACCCGGCGACGCCGACGACATCGCGCAGACCTGTCACATCAACTATGGCGTAAGTTTCCCGATGTTCGAGAAAGTGGCGGTCAACGGCCCCACATCGCACCCGGTGTTTCATTACCTGAAAGCGGAATTGCCCGGCGTGCTGGGTGGACGGATCAAGTGGAACTTCACTAAATTCCTGATCGGACGCGACGGTAAACCGCTCAAGCGTTTTGCACCGTTTACTACTCCAGAGAAAATGGAAACCGTCATCCTCGCGGCACTTGAAAGCTAA
- the ychF gene encoding redox-regulated ATPase YchF gives MGFKCGIVGLPNVGKSTLFNALTKAGIEAANFPFCTIEPNTGVVPMPDPRLDALAEIVKPQRILPTTMEFVDIAGLVKGASKGEGLGNQFLTNIRETEAIGHVVRCFENDNIIHVNNKVDPADDIDVINTELALSDLDTCERAIHRVQKRAKGGDKDAKAELVALEKCLPQLENAGMLRALDLSEEDKAAIKYLSFLTLKPTMYIANVNEDGFENNPYLDQVRKIAEAEGSVVVAVCAAVESDIAELDDADRDEFMAELGIEEPGLNRVIRAGYELLNLQTYFTAGVKEVRAWTIPVGATAPQAAGKIHTDFEKGFIRAQTIAYEDFITFKGEQGAKEAGKMRAEGKDYIVKDGDVMNFLFNV, from the coding sequence ATGGGATTTAAATGCGGTATCGTCGGCCTGCCTAACGTCGGCAAATCCACCCTGTTCAACGCGCTCACCAAAGCCGGTATCGAAGCGGCCAACTTCCCGTTCTGTACCATCGAGCCGAACACCGGTGTCGTGCCGATGCCCGATCCGCGTCTGGATGCGCTGGCTGAAATCGTCAAGCCACAGCGTATTCTGCCGACCACCATGGAATTCGTCGACATCGCCGGTCTGGTGAAAGGCGCGTCCAAAGGTGAAGGCCTGGGCAACCAGTTCCTGACCAACATCCGTGAAACCGAAGCTATCGGCCACGTGGTGCGCTGCTTTGAAAACGACAACATCATCCACGTTAATAACAAAGTCGACCCGGCTGATGATATTGACGTTATCAATACCGAGCTGGCGCTGTCTGACCTCGATACCTGCGAACGTGCTATCCACCGCGTACAAAAACGCGCGAAAGGCGGCGACAAAGACGCGAAAGCTGAACTGGTCGCACTGGAAAAATGCCTGCCACAGCTGGAAAACGCCGGTATGCTGCGCGCGCTGGATCTGTCTGAAGAAGATAAAGCCGCCATCAAATACCTGAGCTTCCTGACCCTGAAGCCAACCATGTACATCGCGAACGTCAACGAAGACGGTTTCGAAAACAACCCGTACCTCGACCAGGTGCGTAAAATCGCCGAAGCTGAAGGTTCTGTGGTGGTTGCCGTGTGCGCCGCAGTTGAATCCGACATCGCTGAACTGGACGACGCTGACCGTGACGAATTCATGGCAGAGCTGGGCATCGAAGAGCCGGGTCTGAACCGCGTTATCCGCGCCGGTTACGAACTGCTGAACCTGCAAACCTACTTCACCGCTGGCGTGAAAGAAGTTCGCGCGTGGACCATCCCTGTCGGCGCGACCGCTCCACAGGCAGCGGGTAAAATCCACACCGACTTCGAAAAAGGCTTCATCCGTGCGCAGACCATCGCCTACGAAGACTTCATCACTTTCAAGGGTGAGCAAGGTGCAAAAGAAGCCGGTAAAATGCGCGCTGAAGGCAAAGACTACATCGTTAAAGATGGCGACGTGATGAACTTCCTGTTCAACGTCTAA
- the pth gene encoding aminoacyl-tRNA hydrolase, with protein sequence MTIKLIVGLANPGAEYAATRHNAGAWYVDLLADRCRAPLREESKFFGYTSRINLAGEDVRLLVPTTFMNLSGKSVAAMATFFRIAPDEILVAHDELDLPPGVAKFKLGGGHGGHNGLKDIISKLGNNPNFHRLRVGIGHPGDKNKVVGFVLGKPPMSEQKLIDEAVDEAARCTEVWLKDGLTKATNRLHAFKAQ encoded by the coding sequence GTGACGATTAAACTGATTGTCGGCCTTGCCAATCCAGGGGCTGAATATGCCGCGACCCGTCATAACGCCGGGGCCTGGTATGTGGATTTACTGGCCGACCGCTGCCGCGCGCCGCTGCGCGAAGAAAGCAAATTCTTTGGTTATACCTCGCGCATCAACTTAGCGGGCGAAGATGTGCGCCTGCTGGTGCCCACCACCTTCATGAACCTCAGCGGTAAATCCGTTGCCGCGATGGCAACCTTTTTCCGCATCGCCCCGGACGAAATTCTGGTCGCCCATGACGAACTGGACCTGCCACCCGGCGTGGCGAAGTTCAAACTCGGTGGCGGACACGGCGGTCATAACGGTCTGAAGGACATCATCAGCAAACTCGGTAACAACCCTAATTTTCATCGGTTACGCGTGGGAATCGGTCATCCGGGCGATAAAAACAAAGTTGTTGGTTTTGTTCTGGGGAAACCACCGATGTCGGAACAGAAGCTGATAGACGAAGCGGTTGACGAAGCGGCACGCTGTACCGAGGTGTGGCTGAAAGACGGGCTGACCAAAGCGACCAACCGCTTACACGCTTTTAAAGCACAATAA
- the ychH gene encoding stress-induced protein YchH, with the protein MKRRNASRLGNVLMGLGLTVMVVGVGYSILNQLPQLDLPQYFAHGAVLSIFLGAVLWLAGARVSGHEQVSDRYWWVRHYDKRCRRDSHRHS; encoded by the coding sequence ATGAAACGCAGAAACGCTTCACGACTCGGTAACGTGCTCATGGGTTTAGGGTTAACTGTCATGGTCGTCGGGGTCGGTTACTCTATTTTAAACCAGCTTCCGCAACTTGACCTGCCGCAGTACTTTGCGCACGGCGCAGTGCTCAGCATCTTCCTCGGTGCAGTCCTTTGGCTGGCGGGGGCTCGCGTTAGCGGCCACGAACAGGTGAGCGACAGATATTGGTGGGTGCGCCACTATGATAAACGCTGTCGCCGAGACAGCCATCGCCACAGCTAA
- a CDS encoding GNAT family N-acetyltransferase: protein MLTQAPHLETERLVLRHFTVDDFDDLASFWADPQVVKFIGGEPQSAEVSWSRLLRYIGHWQVLGYGYWAAFEKQSGRYIGSFGLQEAKRNLTPALDCPEAGWALIPAVHGMGYAKEALEAMLQWADRELGGPLCCIIDEENQRSVHLAERFGFQFQHEVIYHGSPVRMFTRPAP, encoded by the coding sequence ATGCTCACTCAAGCCCCGCATCTGGAAACCGAACGGCTGGTTTTACGCCATTTTACCGTTGATGATTTTGATGACCTGGCGTCCTTCTGGGCCGATCCGCAAGTGGTGAAATTTATTGGCGGTGAGCCGCAAAGTGCAGAGGTCAGCTGGAGCCGACTGCTGCGCTATATCGGCCACTGGCAGGTACTGGGTTACGGTTACTGGGCGGCATTTGAGAAACAAAGCGGACGCTATATCGGTTCGTTTGGCTTGCAGGAAGCGAAGCGTAATCTGACCCCAGCGCTGGACTGCCCGGAAGCGGGCTGGGCGCTTATCCCGGCGGTGCACGGAATGGGCTATGCCAAAGAAGCGTTAGAGGCGATGCTGCAATGGGCTGACCGCGAGCTCGGCGGGCCACTGTGCTGCATCATTGATGAAGAGAATCAGCGTTCCGTGCATCTTGCGGAACGGTTTGGTTTTCAGTTCCAGCATGAGGTCATCTATCACGGCAGCCCGGTGCGGATGTTTACCCGCCCTGCGCCCTGA
- the dauA gene encoding C4-dicarboxylic acid transporter DauA, with product MNKATLADILPFRALIDACWKEKYTVNRFTRDLIAGITVGIIAIPLAMALAIGSGVAPQYGLYTSAVAGIIIALTGGSRFSVSGPTAAFVVILYPVSQQFGLAGLLVATLLSGVFLVLFGLARFGRLIEYIPISVTLGFTSGIGITIATMQIKDFFGLSLTHMPEHYWQKVGALVMALPTLNPGDAAIGVVTLAILIFWPRLGIRLPGHLPALLAGCAVMGIVNMLGGHVATIGSQFHYILGDGTQGNGIPQLLPQLVLPWKMPDSDFTLSWDSLQALLPAAFSMAMLGAIESLLCAVVLDGMTGTRHKANNELIGQGLGNMIAPFFGGITATAAIARSAANVRAGATSPMAAVIHAILVIMALLVLAPLLSWLPLSAMAALLLMVAWNMSEAHKVVHLLRRAPIDDIVVMLICMSLTVLFDMVVAISVGIVLASLLFMRRIARMTHLAPVNVSVPDDVLVIRVIGPLFFAAAENVFLDLQSRIEGKRIVVLKWDAVPVLDAGGLEAFQRFVSRLPEGCELRVSNLEFQPLRTLARAGVQPIPGRLAFYPDRDAALLDLRDNQTTHP from the coding sequence GTGAACAAAGCCACACTCGCAGATATCTTACCGTTTCGCGCCCTTATCGACGCCTGCTGGAAAGAAAAATACACCGTTAACCGCTTTACCCGCGATCTGATCGCCGGGATAACCGTCGGCATTATTGCCATTCCGCTGGCGATGGCGCTGGCGATTGGCAGCGGCGTTGCGCCGCAGTACGGCCTTTATACCTCGGCCGTCGCAGGGATAATCATCGCCCTGACCGGCGGCTCGCGCTTCAGCGTCTCCGGCCCGACCGCCGCGTTCGTGGTTATCCTCTACCCGGTTTCCCAACAGTTCGGCCTTGCCGGTTTACTGGTGGCGACCCTGCTTTCCGGCGTCTTCCTGGTGCTGTTCGGCCTCGCCCGTTTTGGCCGTCTGATTGAATATATTCCGATCTCGGTGACGCTCGGCTTTACCTCCGGGATTGGCATCACCATCGCCACCATGCAGATAAAAGATTTCTTCGGCCTGTCGTTAACACACATGCCGGAACATTACTGGCAGAAAGTGGGTGCGCTGGTAATGGCCCTGCCGACGCTAAACCCGGGCGATGCCGCCATTGGCGTCGTGACGCTGGCTATCCTGATTTTCTGGCCGCGTCTGGGTATTCGTTTGCCGGGGCATTTACCGGCGCTGCTGGCAGGCTGCGCGGTGATGGGTATCGTCAATATGCTGGGTGGACACGTGGCGACCATCGGCTCCCAGTTCCACTATATTCTGGGCGATGGCACGCAAGGTAACGGGATCCCGCAGCTTTTGCCGCAGCTGGTGCTGCCGTGGAAAATGCCCGACTCCGACTTTACCCTGAGCTGGGATTCCCTGCAGGCGCTGCTGCCCGCCGCATTTTCGATGGCGATGCTCGGCGCAATTGAATCGCTGCTCTGCGCGGTGGTACTCGACGGCATGACCGGCACGCGTCACAAAGCCAACAACGAGCTGATCGGTCAGGGCCTCGGCAACATGATTGCGCCATTCTTCGGCGGCATCACCGCCACCGCCGCCATTGCCCGTTCTGCCGCCAACGTGCGCGCCGGAGCCACCTCGCCAATGGCGGCGGTGATCCACGCGATACTGGTGATCATGGCGCTGCTGGTGCTGGCGCCGCTGCTCTCCTGGCTGCCGCTTTCCGCAATGGCCGCCCTGCTGCTGATGGTGGCATGGAACATGAGCGAAGCGCACAAGGTCGTTCATCTGCTGCGCCGAGCGCCTATTGATGACATCGTGGTGATGCTGATTTGTATGTCGCTCACGGTGCTGTTTGATATGGTGGTCGCCATCAGCGTCGGCATTGTGCTGGCGTCTTTGTTATTCATGCGTCGAATCGCCAGAATGACGCATCTCGCGCCGGTGAATGTTTCCGTACCCGATGACGTTCTGGTGATTCGGGTGATCGGTCCTCTGTTTTTCGCCGCCGCCGAAAACGTGTTCCTCGATTTGCAGTCCCGCATCGAGGGAAAACGCATTGTGGTGCTGAAATGGGACGCCGTGCCGGTGCTGGACGCCGGTGGCCTGGAAGCGTTTCAACGCTTTGTCAGTCGCTTGCCGGAAGGCTGCGAGCTGCGGGTGTCGAATCTGGAGTTTCAGCCGCTGCGCACGCTAGCCCGCGCAGGCGTCCAGCCGATCCCTGGCCGACTGGCGTTTTACCCGGACCGCGATGCGGCCTTGTTGGACCTACGCGATAATCAAACGACCCACCCATAA
- the prs gene encoding ribose-phosphate diphosphokinase: MPDMKLFAGNATPELAQRIANRLYTSLGDAAVGRFSDGEVSVQINENVRGGDIFIIQSTCAPTNDNLMELVVMVDALRRASAGRITAVIPYFGYARQDRRVRSARVPITAKVVADFLSSVGVDRVLTVDLHAEQIQGFFDVPVDNVFGSPILLEDMLQLKLENPIVVSPDIGGVVRARAIAKLLNDTDMAIIDKRRPRANVSQVMHIIGDVAGRDCVLVDDMIDTGGTLCKAAEALKERGAKRVFAYATHPIFSGNAASNLRGSVIDEVIVCDTIPLSDEIKALPNVRTLTLSGMLAEAIRRISNEESISAMFEH, encoded by the coding sequence GTGCCTGATATGAAGCTTTTTGCTGGTAACGCTACCCCGGAACTAGCACAACGTATTGCCAACCGCCTGTACACTTCTCTTGGTGACGCCGCCGTAGGTCGTTTTAGCGACGGTGAAGTCAGCGTACAAATTAACGAAAACGTACGCGGTGGTGATATTTTCATCATCCAGTCCACTTGTGCCCCAACCAATGACAACCTGATGGAATTGGTTGTAATGGTCGATGCCCTGCGCCGTGCTTCCGCAGGCCGTATCACCGCCGTTATCCCTTACTTTGGTTATGCCCGTCAGGATCGTCGCGTACGTTCCGCTCGTGTGCCAATCACTGCCAAAGTTGTCGCGGACTTCCTGTCCAGCGTCGGCGTTGACCGCGTTCTGACCGTAGACCTGCATGCTGAACAGATTCAGGGCTTCTTCGATGTGCCGGTAGACAACGTGTTCGGTAGTCCAATCCTGTTAGAAGACATGCTGCAGCTGAAACTGGAAAATCCAATCGTGGTTTCTCCGGACATCGGCGGCGTAGTACGTGCACGTGCTATCGCTAAGCTGCTGAACGATACCGACATGGCTATCATCGACAAACGTCGTCCACGTGCTAACGTTTCACAGGTGATGCACATCATCGGTGATGTTGCTGGCCGTGACTGCGTACTCGTTGATGACATGATCGACACCGGTGGCACTCTGTGCAAAGCCGCCGAAGCGCTGAAAGAACGTGGTGCGAAACGCGTATTTGCTTACGCAACTCACCCGATCTTCTCTGGCAATGCGGCAAGTAACCTGCGCGGCTCCGTCATCGACGAAGTTATTGTCTGCGATACCATCCCGCTGTCGGATGAAATCAAAGCGCTGCCAAACGTTCGTACCCTGACGCTGTCAGGAATGCTGGCCGAAGCGATTCGTCGTATCAGCAACGAAGAATCTATCTCTGCCATGTTCGAGCATTAA